From Pedobacter indicus, a single genomic window includes:
- a CDS encoding glycosyltransferase family 4 protein codes for MIKTKKTKGTIVSLLSYGKISRDLKKVNSNIFFVFPTYQIGGAERVHAEIMAVVADQNPTCIITEEPKDGGFKQDFYRAAKVIELKRWGTKKAFVPIMAKKIAETINRQDKPVVFGCNAEFMYKITDYLDKRVEVIDLTHAFTPNLMGMEFYSLPYVMRIDRRITIGRKTQEDYRDLYQKNDISLDYMDRFRIIPNQVDAPNDYVKVEIKLPLKVIFVSRNSPEKRPGVFLKIAKKSHELGLPLDFIMVGDFEEHRAEYGDYINFTGPVTDKTELDSLYRSSDIILITSVLEGFPMILLEGMAVGVVPISTDVGDIPSLIGEKLETGFLVGNLDDEEKLADAFIKVLMGCTENLDALGTFSKTAYSLVKKEFSSEKFIENYRLLFQSFCKDNGSR; via the coding sequence ATGATAAAGACTAAAAAAACGAAAGGCACGATCGTTTCTTTACTGTCGTACGGAAAAATCTCCCGCGATTTAAAGAAAGTTAACTCGAATATCTTTTTTGTATTCCCTACCTACCAAATCGGCGGAGCCGAGCGCGTACATGCTGAGATTATGGCTGTGGTGGCCGATCAAAACCCTACATGTATCATTACGGAGGAGCCTAAAGACGGTGGGTTTAAACAGGACTTCTATCGAGCTGCTAAGGTCATTGAATTGAAACGCTGGGGAACAAAAAAAGCATTTGTACCGATCATGGCAAAAAAAATTGCCGAGACGATTAACCGGCAAGACAAGCCTGTTGTATTTGGTTGTAATGCAGAGTTCATGTATAAGATTACAGACTATCTGGATAAGCGGGTAGAGGTGATCGACCTGACGCACGCATTTACTCCTAATTTAATGGGTATGGAATTCTACAGTTTGCCCTATGTTATGCGGATTGACCGGCGAATTACTATCGGGAGAAAGACACAGGAAGATTATCGGGACTTATATCAAAAAAATGACATCTCACTCGATTATATGGATCGTTTTAGGATAATTCCCAATCAGGTTGACGCTCCAAATGATTATGTAAAGGTAGAAATAAAGCTGCCCTTGAAGGTGATTTTCGTTTCGAGGAACTCGCCGGAAAAGCGACCGGGAGTTTTTCTTAAGATCGCGAAGAAGAGTCATGAACTGGGTTTGCCACTGGATTTTATAATGGTGGGTGATTTTGAGGAGCACCGAGCTGAATACGGCGACTACATTAATTTTACAGGGCCGGTAACAGATAAAACTGAACTGGACTCCCTCTATAGAAGTTCGGACATTATTCTGATTACTTCAGTTCTGGAAGGCTTTCCGATGATTTTGCTGGAAGGGATGGCTGTAGGCGTGGTACCTATATCTACGGACGTAGGAGATATTCCTTCGCTGATTGGAGAAAAATTAGAAACAGGTTTTCTCGTAGGTAACTTAGACGATGAAGAGAAACTTGCCGATGCTTTTATAAAAGTTCTAATGGGATGTACAGAAAATTTGGACGCGCTTGGCACGTTCTCTAAAACAGCCTATTCTCTGGTTAAAAAGGAATTTAGTTCCGAAAAATTCATTGAAAACTATCGTCTACTTTTCCAATCTTTTTGTAAGGATAATGGATCGCGTTAG
- a CDS encoding glycosyltransferase family 2 protein has protein sequence MSPRITVFIPVYQAERYLAESIDSILCQSYADFELLIIDDGSRDNSYEIAKDYATKDQRIRVLRNEGNRGVSFTRNRGIQEARGEFIALLDADDLAVPERLAKQLAFLDQNPDVVACGTQASLIDTNGKETGELIAVPTHKEEVKVRLAFQNQFVNSSMMFRTEALKHTKGYYSGLCEDYELAAQLNAQNCLANLADTLVKYRVHEQGISKQHIAKMREGERAVMALIQKQLGLEPDSRSIDIHHCVLNEGIESEEVRNTITLRDFESLFLELKEANRGKEIYPPDDFEHLLFDLFYEKLRRSKSRTALWIFMTSDLYRWKWTTAKMFRKLFKQALGIT, from the coding sequence ATGAGCCCACGTATCACTGTTTTCATACCTGTCTATCAAGCCGAACGTTATTTGGCTGAGTCCATTGATAGTATCCTTTGCCAAAGCTATGCCGACTTCGAACTATTGATCATCGACGACGGCTCTCGTGATAATAGTTACGAGATTGCTAAAGATTATGCTACAAAAGACCAGCGTATTCGCGTTTTGCGGAACGAGGGTAACCGGGGTGTTTCCTTTACAAGAAACAGAGGTATCCAAGAGGCGAGGGGCGAGTTTATCGCTTTATTAGATGCAGATGATCTCGCAGTTCCAGAACGATTGGCTAAACAGCTCGCCTTTTTAGATCAGAATCCAGATGTGGTGGCTTGTGGCACACAGGCAAGCCTGATTGATACAAATGGAAAAGAAACCGGAGAGCTGATTGCTGTTCCGACCCATAAAGAGGAGGTCAAAGTCCGCTTAGCGTTTCAAAACCAGTTTGTGAATTCCAGTATGATGTTCCGCACGGAAGCATTGAAGCATACGAAGGGTTACTATAGTGGATTGTGTGAAGACTATGAGCTTGCTGCTCAGCTCAATGCCCAAAACTGTCTGGCAAATTTAGCTGACACGTTGGTGAAGTACCGCGTACATGAACAGGGGATATCAAAGCAGCACATCGCGAAGATGCGAGAAGGCGAACGCGCAGTAATGGCTCTTATCCAGAAGCAATTGGGCTTAGAACCCGATTCCCGATCAATCGATATCCATCATTGTGTTTTAAACGAAGGTATAGAATCCGAGGAAGTTAGGAATACCATTACACTTCGAGATTTTGAATCTCTGTTTTTAGAACTTAAGGAAGCAAACCGAGGGAAGGAGATCTACCCGCCAGACGACTTTGAGCACTTGCTGTTTGACCTCTTTTATGAAAAACTGCGCCGTTCAAAAAGTCGCACTGCCCTGTGGATTTTTATGACGAGTGATCTGTATCGATGGAAATGGACGACTGCAAAAATGTTCAGGAAATTGTTTAAGCAGGCGTTAGGAATAACCTAA
- a CDS encoding BF3164 family lipoprotein: MKKLFFIFIFIYFFGSCSNSNELDTIVREFPIQETLDADIIEVPPVILSPANIFITGDKLLLFNPRQDTVFNMFKLPEVKHIKNLGIKGDGPNDFNNIDRRVFVPTDRGFKLFYQMQNTLKEVVIDRNELFVDNENSIRFAIDEIPVNGLLPLTDSLYTYWSGFNQDTEYTLLDISNNMSEPFSPYPDWGDSEPLDEDKMFTYVKNSVVNSDGSQFASFYGYFDRFRIYDNQGNILKDIQVDISSHENNVNNDKGKKIHYYAYPKSVNNYIYVFYQNEKESGENVTELQVWDWNGSPIATYSLNENLSLFTISEEYRKIYAVSTSEENNENKIFTYDLPFF, from the coding sequence ATGAAAAAACTGTTCTTCATATTTATTTTTATATATTTTTTTGGTTCATGTAGTAATTCAAATGAATTAGATACTATTGTCCGGGAATTCCCGATTCAAGAGACTTTAGATGCTGATATAATCGAAGTGCCACCAGTAATATTAAGTCCGGCAAATATCTTTATTACCGGTGATAAGTTATTGCTGTTTAATCCACGACAGGATACTGTTTTCAACATGTTCAAACTTCCCGAAGTGAAACATATTAAAAACCTTGGGATTAAAGGTGACGGGCCAAATGACTTTAACAATATCGACAGGAGAGTTTTTGTACCCACGGATAGAGGATTCAAGTTGTTTTACCAAATGCAAAATACGCTAAAAGAGGTTGTCATCGATAGGAACGAACTGTTTGTCGACAATGAAAATAGTATTCGTTTTGCTATCGACGAGATCCCAGTAAATGGTCTGCTTCCTTTAACTGATTCGCTGTATACATATTGGAGTGGTTTTAATCAAGACACAGAGTATACGCTGCTTGATATTAGCAATAATATGAGTGAACCATTCAGTCCATACCCTGATTGGGGTGATTCAGAACCTTTAGATGAAGATAAAATGTTCACATACGTGAAGAACAGCGTTGTCAATTCTGATGGTAGCCAGTTCGCGTCGTTCTATGGATATTTTGACCGTTTTAGAATATATGATAATCAGGGAAATATCTTAAAAGATATTCAAGTGGATATTTCATCACATGAAAATAATGTAAATAATGATAAAGGAAAAAAGATTCATTATTATGCATATCCGAAATCCGTAAACAACTATATCTATGTCTTCTATCAAAACGAAAAAGAGTCTGGCGAGAATGTCACCGAATTACAGGTATGGGATTGGAATGGTTCGCCAATAGCAACTTATAGCTTGAATGAGAATTTATCCCTATTTACAATATCTGAAGAATATCGTAAAATCTATGCAGTAAGTACGAGTGAAGAAAACAATGAAAATAAGATATTTACTTACGACTTGCCTTTTTTTTAG
- a CDS encoding efflux RND transporter permease subunit, protein MKTYASSFSIILIAVCLTIVGLFLLPELSVKLSPSKTLPQISVQFAMPGSSPRIVEIETTSKLEAMLNRIKGVRSITSSSDNGSGKITLEFDKHTNIENARFEVSTIIRQAWSSLPSNVSYPSITVSQADNRNQSFLNYTVNAPLTPTDIQEYVENNIRPKLAHIEGIHRIDVYGATGTEYHILYDYRKLEAHKVSHESIEQAIEEQLQQEFLGLGRVSVDETTDQWMRVLALPVAYDLGSIQIKAEDGKIINLDQLAEIVHVEAEPQRYFRVNGLNSIYLSIVAEDNANQLTLAEEIKDEIEALSMSFSPGYQIHLNYDSTDYIKEELAKIYFRTGLTLLILLLFVLIAYRSLKYTLMVIISVVVNIFAAVIFYYLFQVEIQLYSLAGITISITLIIDNTIVMADQIIKRKNILAFFAILTATLTTIIALSVIFFLDEKTRLNLIDFAIVLIINLSLSLIVALFLVPALMEKLKISEKKRIKKHGGRRAWLIRLNYHFNHFYLGLCRIFYRRKGIVITLLILAFGIPVFMLPDEMEGDSRFAGWYNATLGSDTYTEGIKPYVDKALGGTLRLFVEDVYEGSYYADREETNLYITASLPNYYTLEQMNNLVKGMESYLSQFEEISLFQTNISSPRQASINVQFKKEHQRTAFPHVLKANVISKSLTLGGGSWGVYGFGDGFSNDVREGAGSYRVEMFGYNYDELMELATIFKQELIQHRRINDVNIRSEFSWYKDDYEEYNFDIDNEKLAYENIAPINLYAQLNTIFNSGAYVEDLFDDDKRQEVYLKSAYSEIYNIWDLNNTPVFFNDRYYKLSDLAVIKREQTPNSVVKVDQQYRLCLQYEYIGAAEQGKKVLERAIDDYEKQLPMGYTIANADQQNLWGKDSNKQYVLLLLIFIVIYFTTSILFNSFRQPLCILFVVPISFIGIFLTFYLFELNFDQGGFASFILLSGITINANIYILDEYNTIRSRFKIARDKAYIKAWNAKIRPVLLTIVSTILGFIPFLIGDFREGFWFPLAAGTIGGLVVSLIAIFLFLPLFMGVGRKKQLYSQYKKS, encoded by the coding sequence ATGAAAACCTATGCTTCTTCTTTCTCGATTATCCTGATCGCAGTCTGCTTGACCATTGTAGGTTTATTTCTTTTGCCAGAGCTTTCGGTAAAACTTTCACCATCTAAAACGCTACCTCAGATAAGTGTTCAATTTGCGATGCCAGGAAGCTCACCACGTATTGTTGAAATTGAAACTACGTCGAAGCTGGAGGCGATGCTGAACAGGATTAAAGGGGTACGGTCAATCACTTCTTCATCAGATAATGGAAGCGGTAAAATTACGCTTGAGTTTGATAAGCATACCAACATAGAGAACGCCCGCTTTGAAGTGTCAACAATCATCCGACAAGCATGGAGCTCGCTACCTTCAAATGTCTCTTATCCCAGTATTACTGTTTCCCAGGCAGATAACAGAAACCAATCGTTCTTGAATTATACAGTTAACGCGCCACTGACGCCTACCGATATACAAGAATATGTTGAGAATAATATTCGCCCTAAATTAGCGCATATTGAAGGGATACACCGCATTGATGTATATGGAGCTACGGGCACAGAATATCACATATTGTATGATTACCGGAAATTAGAGGCACATAAAGTCAGTCATGAATCGATCGAGCAAGCGATCGAGGAGCAATTGCAACAAGAGTTTTTAGGTTTAGGACGGGTAAGTGTGGACGAAACAACGGATCAGTGGATGAGGGTTTTGGCCCTTCCCGTAGCTTATGATCTAGGTAGTATTCAGATAAAAGCAGAAGACGGAAAAATCATTAACTTGGATCAACTTGCCGAAATAGTTCATGTAGAAGCGGAACCACAACGTTATTTTCGGGTTAATGGTCTAAACTCGATATACCTTTCTATCGTTGCAGAGGACAATGCCAATCAGCTGACTCTTGCAGAAGAAATAAAAGATGAAATTGAAGCTCTTTCTATGAGTTTTTCGCCGGGTTACCAGATTCACCTGAATTACGATAGTACCGACTATATCAAAGAGGAGTTGGCGAAAATATATTTCCGAACCGGATTGACGCTACTGATTTTATTACTTTTTGTGTTGATTGCTTACCGAAGTTTAAAATATACACTCATGGTGATTATATCTGTGGTGGTCAATATATTTGCAGCAGTCATTTTCTATTATCTTTTTCAGGTGGAAATCCAACTGTATTCGCTGGCGGGGATTACCATATCGATTACTTTGATCATTGACAATACCATCGTCATGGCGGATCAGATCATCAAACGGAAAAATATTCTGGCCTTCTTTGCTATTCTGACGGCGACACTGACGACCATTATAGCGCTTTCGGTAATTTTCTTCCTGGACGAAAAAACCAGACTCAATCTGATTGATTTTGCGATAGTACTGATCATCAACCTATCACTTTCCCTAATTGTGGCTTTATTTCTGGTTCCGGCATTGATGGAGAAGTTGAAAATTTCGGAAAAGAAACGAATAAAAAAACATGGTGGAAGACGCGCATGGCTAATTCGGCTGAACTATCATTTTAATCACTTCTACCTTGGTTTATGCCGAATCTTTTATAGAAGAAAAGGGATCGTGATCACCTTGCTGATTCTTGCTTTTGGTATACCCGTTTTTATGTTGCCCGATGAAATGGAGGGTGACAGTCGGTTTGCAGGATGGTATAATGCTACGTTAGGGAGCGACACCTACACTGAGGGAATAAAGCCCTATGTGGATAAAGCATTGGGTGGTACACTACGTCTTTTCGTGGAAGATGTTTATGAGGGCTCTTATTATGCTGACCGGGAAGAAACAAATCTCTATATCACGGCCTCTCTACCCAATTATTATACCCTGGAACAGATGAATAATTTGGTAAAGGGTATGGAATCTTATTTGAGTCAATTTGAAGAGATAAGCCTGTTTCAAACCAATATCAGCAGCCCCCGTCAGGCTAGCATCAATGTGCAGTTTAAAAAAGAACATCAGCGTACGGCTTTCCCGCATGTTCTAAAAGCCAATGTGATCAGCAAATCATTGACACTTGGGGGTGGAAGTTGGGGTGTTTATGGGTTCGGTGATGGTTTTAGCAATGATGTACGTGAGGGCGCCGGCTCCTATCGTGTTGAGATGTTTGGCTACAACTACGACGAGCTAATGGAGCTAGCAACTATTTTTAAACAGGAATTAATTCAACACCGAAGGATTAACGATGTCAATATACGTTCTGAATTCAGCTGGTATAAAGATGATTACGAAGAATACAACTTTGATATCGACAACGAAAAGCTGGCCTACGAAAACATAGCACCCATCAACTTATATGCTCAACTAAACACAATTTTTAATAGCGGAGCCTACGTAGAAGATTTGTTTGATGATGACAAGCGACAAGAGGTTTATTTAAAGTCTGCCTATTCGGAAATTTACAATATTTGGGATTTGAACAATACACCGGTATTTTTTAATGACCGCTATTATAAACTATCTGATCTCGCTGTTATTAAAAGGGAGCAAACGCCGAACAGCGTAGTTAAAGTTGATCAACAATATCGCTTGTGTTTGCAGTACGAGTACATTGGCGCAGCTGAGCAGGGGAAAAAAGTACTTGAACGAGCTATCGACGATTATGAAAAGCAATTGCCAATGGGATATACCATTGCTAATGCTGACCAGCAGAACTTATGGGGAAAAGATAGTAATAAGCAGTATGTTCTGCTGTTGCTGATATTTATTGTTATTTATTTTACGACAAGCATCCTGTTCAACTCATTCCGGCAGCCTCTCTGTATCCTATTCGTTGTACCGATATCTTTTATTGGGATATTTCTGACCTTTTACCTGTTTGAATTAAACTTTGATCAGGGTGGCTTTGCTTCTTTTATCCTACTTTCAGGAATCACCATTAACGCTAATATCTATATTCTGGACGAGTACAATACTATTCGCTCCCGTTTTAAAATAGCTCGAGACAAAGCTTATATCAAAGCATGGAACGCAAAGATCAGACCGGTACTCTTAACCATTGTTTCAACGATATTAGGTTTCATCCCTTTCTTAATCGGTGATTTTAGAGAAGGGTTCTGGTTTCCATTGGCTGCAGGAACGATTGGAGGGCTGGTGGTCTCACTGATTGCAATCTTTTTGTTTTTACCGCTTTTTATGGGTGTAGGAAGAAAAAAGCAGCTTTATTCGCAATATAAAAAATCATGA
- a CDS encoding TolC family protein: protein MKKLVYILIFGLFCNSAIAQKTEILSLSESIGLAADSSLQSFRAKNLYQAGYWEYHAYKAGRLPTLSLTMTPIQYTRDFTRRYDSENNIDVYRRQQSLFSYGNLSLAQNIDVTGGTVFVDSELGYMRNFGASTYTQFTSVPIRVGYSQALFGFNSFKWEKKIEPLKYEEAKKQYLFDREEISETVIEYFFNLALAQAEYDLAKDNVLSTDTLYNIGKQRQQIASISQADLLTLRLDAINAQNTLKNAEVELKKAKYSFVSYLNLDKETDVVLELPEVPRKLDISLEKALEYAKNNNPNYLANQQQVLEAEREVDQTKKSTLFDASLSASVGFNQIANNFADAYYQPLRQDLVSISLTVPLVDWGVRKGKANMARNNLGVAQITFQQEELSLDQEVRITLNDFEIQLDMIASAQEASDLANMAYEATKARFIIGKADINSLTLAQNRQKEAQSNYISTLRYYWQNYYKLRKLTLYDFEKQEPLTYQFDVMH, encoded by the coding sequence TTGAAAAAGCTAGTATATATATTGATATTCGGATTATTCTGTAATTCTGCAATAGCTCAGAAAACTGAAATACTTTCACTTTCTGAAAGTATCGGATTAGCAGCTGACAGCTCTTTACAGTCTTTCCGAGCCAAAAACCTTTACCAAGCGGGCTACTGGGAATACCATGCCTATAAAGCAGGCCGCCTACCTACGCTGAGCTTGACCATGACACCTATTCAGTATACCCGAGACTTTACAAGGAGGTATGATTCGGAGAATAATATTGATGTCTACCGCCGGCAACAATCCTTGTTCTCTTATGGTAACCTTTCACTGGCTCAAAATATTGACGTAACGGGAGGTACAGTGTTCGTTGACTCCGAGTTAGGCTATATGCGAAACTTTGGTGCTAGTACCTATACGCAGTTTACATCTGTCCCCATTCGGGTGGGATATTCGCAAGCACTATTTGGTTTTAATAGTTTTAAATGGGAGAAGAAGATAGAACCGCTAAAATATGAGGAGGCCAAGAAACAGTACCTCTTCGACCGGGAAGAGATTTCGGAAACGGTTATTGAATACTTTTTCAATTTGGCTTTAGCACAAGCTGAATATGACCTGGCGAAAGATAATGTACTATCTACAGATACCTTGTACAACATTGGTAAGCAGAGACAACAAATTGCTTCGATTTCTCAGGCAGACTTACTAACACTCCGTCTTGATGCGATCAATGCACAAAACACATTAAAAAATGCAGAGGTAGAACTTAAAAAAGCAAAGTATAGCTTCGTATCGTATTTGAACCTGGATAAAGAAACAGATGTTGTTTTGGAATTACCAGAGGTGCCGCGGAAACTAGATATCTCTCTGGAGAAGGCGCTGGAGTATGCTAAGAACAACAACCCAAATTATCTTGCCAATCAACAACAGGTATTGGAAGCGGAAAGGGAAGTTGACCAGACTAAAAAGAGTACTTTATTCGATGCGAGCCTGTCCGCAAGTGTGGGCTTCAATCAAATAGCCAACAACTTTGCGGATGCTTACTATCAGCCACTTCGGCAAGATCTGGTTTCTATTAGCTTGACCGTACCGCTTGTGGATTGGGGGGTTAGAAAAGGAAAAGCCAATATGGCCAGGAATAATTTGGGTGTGGCTCAGATTACCTTCCAACAGGAGGAGCTGAGCCTGGATCAGGAGGTACGGATTACGCTCAACGATTTTGAAATACAACTGGATATGATAGCCTCAGCACAAGAAGCTTCAGATCTGGCTAATATGGCATATGAAGCTACAAAAGCGCGCTTCATCATAGGGAAAGCAGATATAAATAGTTTGACTTTGGCCCAAAACAGGCAAAAAGAAGCGCAAAGCAATTATATTTCGACATTGAGGTACTACTGGCAAAATTACTATAAGCTACGAAAGTTGACGCTGTACGATTTTGAAAAGCAGGAACCACTGACGTATCAGTTTGATGTAATGCATTAA
- a CDS encoding 6-bladed beta-propeller: MYHYCLFIFFCFFLVLGSCNVDNQNTRLNVLTLDFKEQGSDPYDLLATNYIKLKADEKLIEESIIQVDYALNKIFILTEGPDAYLSAFDLSGNFISQIGSRGKEKGQFVMANSFSIDEEAGLISIVDFVQKKVVNYSLYSYNFITEINLPIRSTSFEYLDDKQYLIKNVDDEPNHKEWEFLLSNRKMAVTNTYIKKISSLPQNFKKTIYKSQGNIHAYAQLNPIVYSFNDNKFEPVYNLRFGNFELPPKEYLDKLSDKKEGALKTLRNSEYISHYDILETGNILNTYYTVSNQHFLGLYNKRSGETLGFTTKIFEDKMKIGGMSKPVGRINEFIVATLLPSDLRNKKNAGYDLDLELECLLDRESTDNSPILFLYKFKI, translated from the coding sequence ATGTACCATTATTGCCTGTTTATATTTTTTTGCTTTTTCCTTGTCTTAGGATCATGTAACGTCGATAATCAAAACACTCGTTTAAATGTCTTAACTCTTGATTTTAAAGAACAAGGGTCTGATCCCTATGATCTATTAGCAACAAATTATATAAAGTTAAAAGCTGACGAAAAACTAATTGAAGAGTCCATAATCCAAGTAGACTATGCTCTTAATAAAATATTTATTTTGACGGAAGGACCTGATGCATATCTCTCAGCATTTGACTTATCTGGTAATTTTATTAGCCAAATCGGTAGTCGAGGGAAAGAAAAAGGGCAATTCGTTATGGCAAATTCTTTCAGTATCGATGAAGAAGCTGGATTAATATCCATTGTTGACTTCGTCCAAAAAAAAGTAGTCAATTATAGTCTATACAGTTATAATTTCATAACGGAAATAAACTTACCAATACGATCTACCAGCTTTGAATATTTAGACGATAAGCAGTATTTGATAAAGAATGTTGACGATGAGCCTAACCATAAAGAATGGGAATTTCTCCTATCTAACCGGAAAATGGCTGTAACAAACACTTATATAAAAAAAATATCCAGTCTACCTCAAAACTTCAAGAAGACGATCTATAAAAGCCAAGGGAACATTCATGCTTATGCACAACTTAACCCAATCGTTTATTCTTTTAACGATAACAAGTTTGAACCTGTGTATAACCTGCGGTTCGGAAATTTTGAGCTCCCACCGAAAGAATACCTCGATAAACTATCCGATAAAAAAGAAGGAGCTCTGAAAACATTACGTAATTCTGAATATATTTCTCATTACGACATTTTAGAAACTGGAAACATTTTAAATACTTATTACACCGTCTCCAATCAACACTTTCTTGGACTATATAACAAACGGAGTGGTGAAACTCTTGGTTTCACAACAAAGATATTCGAAGATAAGATGAAGATTGGAGGTATGAGTAAACCGGTCGGAAGAATTAATGAATTTATCGTCGCTACTCTACTCCCATCTGATTTGCGAAATAAAAAAAATGCAGGTTATGATCTTGATCTGGAACTAGAATGTTTGCTCGATCGTGAAAGCACTGACAATAGTCCGATCCTCTTTTTATACAAATTCAAAATATAG
- a CDS encoding TolB-like 6-bladed beta-propeller domain-containing protein, with the protein MRKKNIHLMILVFAILTVGCKESITNNMAFKQVDFVKKFPKSVTLKERTFVDIDVIGIRNFAIHDSLLIFSTIDDDGLWSFVSLNDYSILGNFLTIGEGPFQFLQPPSIATKGTLHTYDSLYAYIYDSQRGRLLKMNIDKSINDKALSISIVTDSIPPFLFNSVVIDSSQYLFKEASPDLTQQLRYLYHRNEKKTSEVLNVLNSAKIEMNEDINILSTITKAHNKNGKIVEMPIGLNHLNIYSLDGIFKKTVSVESKLNDINKIQQKSLGDRLYTFADLRLFDNYFGTLHINEKESIYQTNREKKPRILFFDYDGKPLIEINLEHHITSFDFDLNRGEMYTFDVHSDELYKYDIRQILQELR; encoded by the coding sequence ATGAGAAAAAAAAACATTCATCTGATGATCTTGGTCTTTGCCATATTAACAGTTGGTTGTAAAGAGTCAATCACTAATAATATGGCGTTTAAACAGGTTGATTTCGTTAAAAAATTTCCAAAAAGCGTTACTTTAAAAGAAAGAACCTTCGTTGACATCGATGTAATTGGTATTCGTAATTTCGCTATACATGACTCACTATTAATTTTTTCTACAATCGACGATGATGGCCTGTGGTCATTTGTTTCACTAAATGATTATTCGATACTTGGCAATTTCTTGACAATAGGCGAAGGCCCTTTTCAGTTCTTACAACCTCCGAGTATAGCTACTAAAGGCACTCTTCACACATACGACTCGCTCTATGCATATATTTATGACTCTCAAAGGGGTAGATTATTAAAAATGAATATTGACAAATCAATTAATGATAAAGCTTTAAGTATTTCGATTGTAACGGACTCTATTCCACCTTTTTTATTTAATTCAGTTGTAATTGATTCGTCACAATATTTATTCAAGGAAGCGAGCCCAGATCTAACTCAGCAACTTAGGTATCTATATCACAGAAACGAAAAGAAAACGTCTGAAGTGCTAAATGTATTGAATAGTGCTAAAATCGAAATGAATGAAGATATTAATATACTATCGACCATTACAAAAGCTCACAATAAAAATGGAAAGATAGTTGAAATGCCCATTGGTCTAAATCATCTTAACATTTACTCCTTGGATGGTATTTTCAAAAAAACTGTCTCGGTTGAATCAAAATTAAACGACATAAATAAAATCCAACAAAAAAGTCTAGGTGACAGACTTTATACGTTTGCTGACTTAAGATTGTTCGATAACTATTTTGGAACTCTGCATATTAATGAAAAGGAATCGATCTATCAGACAAACCGAGAAAAAAAACCCCGAATTCTGTTCTTTGATTATGACGGAAAACCACTAATAGAGATTAACCTTGAACATCATATTACGTCTTTCGATTTCGATCTCAATAGAGGTGAAATGTATACTTTTGATGTTCATTCGGATGAACTCTATAAATACGACATCAGACAAATATTACAAGAATTGAGATGA
- a CDS encoding NVEALA domain-containing protein, protein MKKKILTASAAIVVALFAAINLNIKKDDNNISMLTMNNIEALATGEEDDKETCYNTITTKEGSQVRYCQTCEFVDGTYAWNSSSDKC, encoded by the coding sequence ATGAAAAAGAAAATCTTAACAGCTTCAGCTGCAATCGTCGTTGCATTATTTGCAGCAATTAATTTAAATATTAAAAAAGATGATAATAACATCTCAATGTTAACTATGAACAATATAGAAGCTTTGGCGACTGGTGAAGAAGATGACAAAGAGACTTGTTATAATACGATTACGACTAAAGAAGGAAGTCAAGTACGATATTGTCAAACTTGCGAATTTGTGGACGGAACTTACGCATGGAACTCTTCCTCCGATAAATGTTAA